From Juglans regia cultivar Chandler chromosome 8, Walnut 2.0, whole genome shotgun sequence, the proteins below share one genomic window:
- the LOC109008178 gene encoding protein trichome birefringence-like 5 isoform X1, translated as MLSQLTRWQLPLPLGSKNRYTITILLFLSLFLFTVFLFSKRAVEPTLFLYRDLFSQPPPFSSSLTNSSSSFSSDSTLSIAPPEPAHSPTHPLVPPNSQNNSFRSISDELSVQDETDPVQDNESFGVTDDNGGDLSMEGVKECNFYMGTWVKDEGYPIYKQGSCPYVDEAFDCQSNGRGDSDYLKWRWKPDGCDLPRFNATDFLARIRGKRLMLVGDSMNRNQFESILCLLREGLHNKSKMYEIHGHKITKGRGYFVFKFEDYSCTVEFVRSHFLVKEGVRVNAHGNSNPTLSIDQIDKTAKRWKRADILVFNTGHWWTHGKTARGKNYYKEGDYLYPQFDSVVAYKRALRTWANWVDKNVNPKKQLVFYRGYSSAHFRGGDWDSGGSCNGETGPVLSGTILNNYPQKMKIVDEVLKEMQVPVKLLNVTRLTNFRKDGHPSIYGKNVTAGKKVSTRRQDCSHWCLPGVPDAWNELIYATLVSQQIGTKKKIQ; from the exons ATGCTATCCCAGCTCACAAGATGGCAACTTCCTCTCCCCCTCGGGAGTAAGAATCGTTACACCATAACCATTCTCTTGTTCCTCTCGTTATTTCTCTTCACTGTTTTCCTCTTCAGCAAACGAGCTGTCGAGCCCACTCTCTTCCTCTACAGAGATCTCTTTTCCCAACCCCCTCCGTTTTCTTCTTCACTAACCAATTCCAGCTCTTCCTTTTCATCAGATTCCACTCTCTCAATTGCTCCTCCAGAACCAGCACACTCACCCACTCACCCGCTCGTCCCTCCCAATTCTCAAAACAACAGCTTCCGGAGCATCAGCGACGAGCTCTCTGTTCAAGATGAGACCGACCCAGTGCAAGACAATGAGTCCTTTGGTGTAACGGATGATAATGGCGGTGATTTATCGATGGAGGGAGTTAAAGAGTGTAATTTCTACATGGGCACTTGGGTGAAAGATGAAGGGTACCCAATTTACAAACAGGGTTCTTGCCCTTATGTTGATGAGGCTTTTGATTGCCAAAGCAATGGTAGGGGTGACTCCGATTATCTCAAGTGGCGGTGGAAGCCCGACGGCTGTGATCTTCCGAG GTTTAATGCAACAGACTTCTTGGCGCGAATAAGAGGTAAAAGGCTAATGCTGGTTGGAGATTCCATGAACCGGAACCAGTTTGAGTCAATCCTTTGCCTCCTCCGGGAAGGGCTGCATAATAAGAGCAAAATGTATGAAATCCATGGCcacaaaataacaaaaggaaGAGGCTACTTTGTCTTCAAATTTGAG GACTACAGCTGTACAGTGGAGTTTGTGAGGTCACATTTCCTTGTGAAGGAAGGTGTCCGTGTTAATGCTCATGGGAACTCAAATCCAACTCTATCCATAGACCAAATTGACAAGACAGCTAAGCGTTGGAAGCGGGCTGACATTCTTGTCTTTAATACTGGCCATTGGTGGACTCATGGAAAGACTGCTCGGGG aaaaaattactataaagaAGGTGATTATCTCTACCCACAGTTTGATTCAGTTGTGGCGTATAAAAGGGCTTTGAGGACCTGGGCAAATTGGGTTGATAAAAATGTGAATCCTAAGAAGCAGTTGGTCTTCTATCGGGGCTACTCTTCTGCCCATTTCAG AGGTGGAGATTGGGACTCAGGCGGCTCATGTAATGGGGAGACTGGACCTGTCTTGAGTGGGACCATCCTCAATAACTATCCACAAAAAATGAAGATAGTAGATGAGGTGCTCAAGGAGATGCAGGTTCCTGTGAAACTGTTGAACGTGACAAGGTTGACCAACTTCCGCAAGGATGGCCACCCTTCAATCTATGGCAAGAATGTGACTGCTGGGAAAAAAGTTTCCACAAGGAGGCAGGATTGCAGCCATTGGTGTCTTCCTGGGGTCCCTGATGCATGGAACGAGCTTATTTATGCTACCCTGGTTTCTCAACAGATAGGTACGAAGAAAAAAATCCAATGA
- the LOC109008177 gene encoding cell wall / vacuolar inhibitor of fructosidase 2-like encodes MNFTYAFLRLIPLFFSLMPFIVHPSYAATTNPTDLVLHVCRRTSDYSFCVESLYSDLHTPGADAYQLAYVSFRLAYLNATGTQHHIATLLKHSSSPGQSQRLRQCSRDYKKATFALERAYNDLDSETFFELADFAGVAAHAAADCQAATKGTYSSLAVMNKNLKGLSEICNVVSKLFSAS; translated from the coding sequence atgaacttcACCTATGCTTTTCTCCGCCTTATCCCCTTGTTCTTTTCCCTGATGCCCTTCATCGTCCATCCCTCCTACGCTGCAACTACTAATCCAACTGACCTGGTGCTCCATGTATGCAGGCGGACCTCGGATTACTCCTTCTGTGTCGAGTCTCTCTACAGCGACCTCCACACCCCAGGCGCCGATGCGTACCAGCTCGCCTACGTCTCGTTCCGCCTAGCTTACCTCAATGCCACCGGCACCCAACACCACATAGCCACGCTCCTTAAACATTCCTCATCCCCAGGCCAGAGCCAGCGTCTCCGTCAGTGTAGCCGCGATTACAAGAAGGCCACTTTCGCTCTGGAACGGGCTTACAATGACCTGGACTCCGAGACCTTCTTCGAGTTGGCTGATTTCGCGGGTGTTGCCGCCCATGCTGCTGCTGATTGTCAAGCCGCCACCAAGGGAACCTATTCCTCGCTTGCTGTCATGAATAAGAACCTGAAGGGTCTTTCCGAAATCTGTAATGTCGTCTCTAAACTATTTTCTGCATCTTAG
- the LOC109008178 gene encoding protein trichome birefringence-like 5 isoform X2, which yields MLSQLTRWQLPLPLGNSTLSIAPPEPAHSPTHPLVPPNSQNNSFRSISDELSVQDETDPVQDNESFGVTDDNGGDLSMEGVKECNFYMGTWVKDEGYPIYKQGSCPYVDEAFDCQSNGRGDSDYLKWRWKPDGCDLPRFNATDFLARIRGKRLMLVGDSMNRNQFESILCLLREGLHNKSKMYEIHGHKITKGRGYFVFKFEDYSCTVEFVRSHFLVKEGVRVNAHGNSNPTLSIDQIDKTAKRWKRADILVFNTGHWWTHGKTARGKNYYKEGDYLYPQFDSVVAYKRALRTWANWVDKNVNPKKQLVFYRGYSSAHFRGGDWDSGGSCNGETGPVLSGTILNNYPQKMKIVDEVLKEMQVPVKLLNVTRLTNFRKDGHPSIYGKNVTAGKKVSTRRQDCSHWCLPGVPDAWNELIYATLVSQQIGTKKKIQ from the exons ATGCTATCCCAGCTCACAAGATGGCAACTTCCTCTCCCCCTCGGGA ATTCCACTCTCTCAATTGCTCCTCCAGAACCAGCACACTCACCCACTCACCCGCTCGTCCCTCCCAATTCTCAAAACAACAGCTTCCGGAGCATCAGCGACGAGCTCTCTGTTCAAGATGAGACCGACCCAGTGCAAGACAATGAGTCCTTTGGTGTAACGGATGATAATGGCGGTGATTTATCGATGGAGGGAGTTAAAGAGTGTAATTTCTACATGGGCACTTGGGTGAAAGATGAAGGGTACCCAATTTACAAACAGGGTTCTTGCCCTTATGTTGATGAGGCTTTTGATTGCCAAAGCAATGGTAGGGGTGACTCCGATTATCTCAAGTGGCGGTGGAAGCCCGACGGCTGTGATCTTCCGAG GTTTAATGCAACAGACTTCTTGGCGCGAATAAGAGGTAAAAGGCTAATGCTGGTTGGAGATTCCATGAACCGGAACCAGTTTGAGTCAATCCTTTGCCTCCTCCGGGAAGGGCTGCATAATAAGAGCAAAATGTATGAAATCCATGGCcacaaaataacaaaaggaaGAGGCTACTTTGTCTTCAAATTTGAG GACTACAGCTGTACAGTGGAGTTTGTGAGGTCACATTTCCTTGTGAAGGAAGGTGTCCGTGTTAATGCTCATGGGAACTCAAATCCAACTCTATCCATAGACCAAATTGACAAGACAGCTAAGCGTTGGAAGCGGGCTGACATTCTTGTCTTTAATACTGGCCATTGGTGGACTCATGGAAAGACTGCTCGGGG aaaaaattactataaagaAGGTGATTATCTCTACCCACAGTTTGATTCAGTTGTGGCGTATAAAAGGGCTTTGAGGACCTGGGCAAATTGGGTTGATAAAAATGTGAATCCTAAGAAGCAGTTGGTCTTCTATCGGGGCTACTCTTCTGCCCATTTCAG AGGTGGAGATTGGGACTCAGGCGGCTCATGTAATGGGGAGACTGGACCTGTCTTGAGTGGGACCATCCTCAATAACTATCCACAAAAAATGAAGATAGTAGATGAGGTGCTCAAGGAGATGCAGGTTCCTGTGAAACTGTTGAACGTGACAAGGTTGACCAACTTCCGCAAGGATGGCCACCCTTCAATCTATGGCAAGAATGTGACTGCTGGGAAAAAAGTTTCCACAAGGAGGCAGGATTGCAGCCATTGGTGTCTTCCTGGGGTCCCTGATGCATGGAACGAGCTTATTTATGCTACCCTGGTTTCTCAACAGATAGGTACGAAGAAAAAAATCCAATGA
- the LOC109008176 gene encoding putative receptor-like protein kinase At4g00960, translating to MLQLFHLLSPLPPPLFGTLNSSERAIWRKWLLLIDVTVTFVTATEAKAGGNHHWSFARSPIRMPSRVLEDAVTDPATTALRMQSSSAQWGSSALFFFLGGLLVLVIFLILILILRKRVNPPELLKLVAGINKQRASAELFSGNLRTVSYFDFQTLKKATKNFHPDHLLGKGGFGPVYLGKLDDGRLVAVKKLSLDTSRQGESEFIAEVRTITSIQHRNLVRLLGCCYDGPQRLLVYEYLKNRSLDVILYGKSNKFLNWSTRFQIIVGVARGLQYLHEDSHLRIVHRDIKASNILLDDKFQPRIGDFGLARFFPEDQSYLSTTFAGTLGYTAPEYAIRGELSEKADIYSFGVLVLEIICCRKNTDFNLASEMRYLPEYAWKLYEGSRVLDLVDPNMREDGFVETDVLLAIHVAFLCLQNHGNLRPPMSEIVALLTCKFELDKTPPRPIFLDRRRKMNLSWDIISDDLPSKMQSESPSSPKTPN from the exons ATGTTACAGCTTTTTCACCTTCTCTCACCCCTCCCCCCCCCTCTCTTTGGAACCTTAAATTCTTCCGAGAGAGCGATATGGAGAAAATGGCTGTTGCTCATTGATGTTACCGTTACTTTTGTCACTGCAACAGAAGCGAAGGCGGGGGGGAACCATCACTGGTCCTTTGCTCGATCGCCGATAAGAATGCCTTCCCGAGTACTAGAAG ATGCAGTGACCGATCCAGCGACCACTGCATTGCGGATGCAGAGCTCCTCTGCTCAGTGGGGTTCTTCAGCCTTGTTCTTCTTTCTGGGAGGGTTGCTTGTGCTTGTGATATTTCTGATCCTTATATTAATCCTTCGAAAAAGAGTTAATCCACCAGAGTTATTGAAGTTGGTAGCAGGAATAAATAAGCAGCGAG CATCTGCAGAATTATTTAGCGGTAATCTTCGAACAGTCAGCTATTTTGATTTCCAGACACTTAAGAAGGCAACCAAGAATTTCCATCCTGATCATCTTCTTGGAAAAGGCGGATTTGGGCCTGTTTATCTG GGAAAGTTAGACGATGGGAGGTTGGTGGCGGTGAAGAAATTGTCCCTCGATACATCCCGACAAGGAGAGTCAGAATTTATTGCAGAGGTGAGGACGATCACGAGCATCCAACACAGGAACCTGGTTCGCCTTCTTGGATGTTGCTACGATGGGCCTCAACGGCTACTTGTTTATGAATACTTGAAGAATAGAAGCTTGGACGTTATATTATATG GTAAAAGTAATAAGTTCCTGAATTGGAGCACCAGGTTCCAGATAATAGTCGGCGTTGCAAGAGGTTTGCAGTACCTACATGAGGATTCGCACTTAAGAATTGTGCACAGAGACATCAAAGCTAGCAACATTCTTCTTGATGACAAATTTCAGCCTAGGATTGGAGATTTTGGGCTGGCTAGGTTTTTTCCTGAAGATCAATCTTATCTTAGCACTACATTTGCTGGAACTTT AGGTTATACCGCACCTGAATATGCTATAAGGGGAGAATTATCTGAAAAGGCAGACATCTATAGTTTTGGAGTCCTTGTCCTCGAAATCATTTGTTGCAGGAAAAACACAGATTTTAATTTAGCATCGGAAATGCGGTACCTCCCTGAATAT GCATGGAAGCTATATGAGGGGTCAAGGGTGCTTGATCTGGTTGATCCGAATATGCGAGAAGATGGGTTTGTGGAGACGGATGTTTTGCTTGCAATCCATGTAGCCTTCTTGTGCCTTCAGAATCACGGAAATCTCAGACCTCCTATGTCAGAGATCGTGGCCTTATTAACATGCAAATTTGAATTGGATAAAACACCACCGAGACCGATCTTCTTGGACCGAAGGCGTAAGATGAATCTTTCTTGGGATATCATTTCTGATGATCTCCCTTCTAAAATGCAAAGTGAGTCCccctcatctccgaaaacaccAAACTAA
- the LOC109008957 gene encoding probable xyloglucan endotransglucosylase/hydrolase protein 23 — translation MTSPSTFVATKNMAMVFLLSSCLLLAASAGNFYQDFDITWGDGRAKILNNGQRLTLSLDKTSGSGFKSKKQYLFGKIDMQLKLVPGNSAGTVTAYYLSSLGSAHDEIDFEFLGNLSGDPYILHTNVFTQGKGNREQQFYLWFDPTKDFHTYSILWNPQAIIFSVEGTPIREFKNLESKGIPFPKKQPMLIYSSLWNADDWATRGGLVKTDWSQAPFTASYRNFNARACVWSTGSSSCSSNNSSGYSWLTESLDATGQEKIKWVQKNYMIYNYCTDIKRFPQGFPPECSLS, via the exons ATGACTTCTCCTAGTACTTTTGTTGCGACCAAGAATATGGCTATGGTTTTTCTTCTATCCAGCTGCCTTTTATTGGCAGCATCGGCCGGTAATTTCTACCAAGATTTTGACATCACATGGGGCGATGGGCGCGCAAAGATACTCAACAACGGGCAACGTCTCACGCTGTCTCTTGACAAGACCTCTGGCTCCGGTTTCAAGTCGAAGAAGCAATACTTATTTGGCAAGATCGATATGCAGCTAAAGCTTGTACCCGGCAACTCAGCCGGAACTGTCACTGCTTACTAT CTATCTTCTCTGGGGTCAGCTCATGACGAAATCGACTTTGAATTTCTGGGTAACCTAAGTGGAGACCCATATATTCTCCATACTAATGTATTCACACAGGGGAAAGGCAATAGGGAGCAACAGTTCTATCTCTGGTTCGACCCCACCAAGGACTTCCACACCTATTCCATCCTATGGAATCCTCAAGCCATCAT tttcTCTGTGGAGGGAACCCCCATTAGAGaattcaagaatttggaatcaAAAGGAATCCCTTTCCCAAAAAAACAACCCATGTTGATATACTCCAGCCTCTGGAATGCCGACGATTGGGCCACAAGAGGTGGCCTGGTGAAGACAGATTGGAGCCAAGCTCCGTTCACTGCCTCTTACAGAAACTTCAATGCCCGAGCTTGCGTCTGGTCTACAGGTTCCTCCTCTTGTTCATCTAATAATTCCTCCGGTTACTCATGGTTGACGGAATCCCTTGACGCGACGGGGcaagaaaaaatcaaatgggTGCAGAAGAATTACATGATTTACAACTATTGCACCGATATCAAGCGCTTCCCGCAGGGATTCCCTCCCGAATGTTCACTTTCAtga